The Hermetia illucens chromosome 2, iHerIll2.2.curated.20191125, whole genome shotgun sequence genomic interval GACAATGTATACGCTTGTACCTATAAATCGATAGCTCCACTTTTACAACAAGTCCCACGTTTACTAGCTGACAATATACAAGAAATTGACTCGGAATACCGTACTTTGATAAATTTCGTAAAAGATAAAGAACAAATTTTAGACATTGAAGAATTTTGGCGTATGGTTGCTCGCATTGAAATTGGTAACGAGCAAGCATTCCCGAATTTAGTTAAACTAGTATTTGCTATTTTGTCCTTCCCACATTCGTCTGCAAATGTTGAAAGGGtattttcccaagtaaatttaatgaaaacaaaaatcagaaatcgATTAGAGAATGCAACCGTTAAAGCATGCTTACAAACGAAAGGGTTACTAAAACTACAAAATTCTGATTGCACAAATTTCAAAGTGACTACTGAGATGAGAAAAAAGTGCAATAAAGCTATGTACGATATTCCCAAAcaacttaatttaatttttattgaatttttattttgttggttccttttttattttggaattaagttttgtttttcaatgttgaatgaattattttacattttatttattgttatattttatcaTTAATTCTGAATTATGTTATGTTTTTTGTGTTCTGTACCTAATGCTTTgaatatattaaagttataaatAATATTACGAATTTTTTTGAGGTAACAGAGCTCTTAATGGCACAAAAATAAATCTACTTATTTTATCATCAAATCTACTTATTTTTTTCCTCAATtctacttattttattttttttgagttTGCATCACTGGTGTAAGCCCAAAACCGGAAAAGTGAGAGCCAGTTTCTCTTCAATTGATTCGGTCCGcaatcaagtggatggcggattcAGAGCTCCCTCCATTCCAAACAAGAAATATTTCAGTTTCGGCTAGCCTTTGCTAGAAATACTAGGCGGTTTTTCCCCTGGATATAACTCGTAGCCATGACGTGTTTgtgaattaataaaagggagcgaACTACAACCAATAAtcacttcgatcacgctgctgaTGACTTgcttctgccttggacgaaaccgtagttGTCTTTTTCAGATGTTAGATTGTAACGAGTTAAGATTTGAAAGTACATACTACCGACATTGCTCCCTTCAAAATGATCTCAATCAACTACACCGTACTCATATTGTTGTCAGCACTTGATCAAATTCTCATTCTTTCTTTACAAACTGCTTCTTGGAAACTTCTCATAATTATTAAAAGTCCTTGTTCACTACTTGAAAAACTCCACGATGCATAACTATAgaaaccatgagtagtaatAAATGAACAATGTTGAGTCGTATCAAGCTACTTAAATCATTTCTGCGTATCGCAAAATTTAATCCAAACTTCTATTGGCAAATCCAAATCCATATTCAAAACtataaaaaatcgaaaaatcgaCGGACAGATGTTGTCATGTTGAGCCACAACGCAAAGGTTTAGAGGAAATTATGGAGGTgtaacaaaaaatataaacaggAATCAAATCGGGTGAGGAAAAACGACAATTCCGGCAATTTTTGACTAAGAATATGTTTCGGTGCTGTAGCACAGGATCGACTGAATTAAAGTTTTATGATCAAATTTTGAGAATGAGAGCTGGCATTCATATTGTCAGTTTCTTCATAAAATAATTATCTGTTTAATGACGCTTTTTCTTTGCTTGAAATTATTGTTATAATTTAAGTTTTATCTTCATTCGTTCTTAGACTATTTTTGCTTCACTTCCTTCTGGTCATTTGATGTTCCTTTCGGCATACTCAGTACTTTCGGCTTTTAGATCGCCAAACCTGTGAAGGAATGAGTATTCTGAGGGCACACGTTCTGAACAAGAAAAGCCCGTTCTGGGATGTGAACTATTTTCCATTTAAGTTTGGTTTCGAACTTAATTATAATAACTTGTCCTTCTTACACAGTCTCACTGATTATGAGGATGTGAAACATATGAAGTTTAAAGGATTGTTTCCTACCAGAGCAGAGGCGACTCATCGAACGCTACCTTATCTCTGCCTTGGGATTAGGGTGACCGAAACGGTTTGCAGGTATAATACGCTCCTTTTTATGATTCGCAAACCGcaacatgactgcgaattatatagaacgtaaatccgcccacactttagaccaaagcttggccagtgctaaacaattcctaaacaaaaatatgatttttttttcaattacttaatttttttttggtaaaacgTTGATTGCTAATTGATTAGTCACACCGAAGTGGAAAACTATCGATTAACAATCTCATAATAAATCTAATTAATTTGATGCTTAGCACAAAAGTGGTGTTCATCGatcaaaaaaagtaaaagttggAAAGTGGAAATTGGATGACGAACTCAGGATTTCGTGtatcccaaaaaaaattatgtttccTACGTTACAAGGATCACAACCAAAAGTTCATGAACGTGAGAACGTATATATGAGCCATTTCTAGCAATATTACGATTTATATACGTTATTGAAAGGAGAATTCCCTCCATTAAAGCTTTAAAATGAACTCCGGCAACCCTTCCTCTCGCTATTCGCTTCACAATACAATCGTAGAAACCGAATCTTCAGAAACTGTTTCGAAATCAGCTCCATTGTGAACTTTCTCTTAATTTGCATACTACAAGGGGATATAGCGTCAAACGTCAGGAGAAGGTGTGAGGTAAATTTGGACAATTCAATTTTTCTGTAGGTTAGACATCAACAAATTTCACACATTTTTGAGTGAATGGTAGGATTTTATGTCTGCGTTTCAATTAATCGTACGTGCGCGTGTAAACTTCTATGTAAAAGTCGCTTACTGGCGTTTATCAAAAGCCGAGAGGCACTTTTGGAAGAACATGGAGAACGCTGACTTGAGGCCGCCGAGCCAAGTTCGTGGCATGACCATGTTGGATAGAAATTCATTCAGAAAACAAATCCGAGTGCCAACGCTGAGGGTCAATGAGTGCTTATTGAACAAGGTGCAGCCCCTCGTGAAGacacttttattgaaaatggaACATTTGAAGCCTGTGAGGACCGCGGCGACACGTAATGGATGCAATGACAAACCCACCGATAAGGAGATCCTCCTTCACCCGCTGGCGGTTAGCGGATGGGAGTCGATACCAAGCGATTTGTCATCATTGGGCTTAGACGAGTCCAGCCTTTATCATACCGACTTGGAGTTGAATTACGAAAACTGGAAAGCTGACGACATTCTTAAAAGTGTCCTTCCCGAGGACCAGGAAGGGTTTTCCTCATACTCGCGGATCGGGCATGTAGTCCACATAAACCTGCGAGATCACTTAGAGCCCTTTAAAAAATTGATCGGGGAAGTTCTGCTGGATAAGACGGTTGGGTGCCGGGCTGTGGTTAACAAGACAAAAAACATAGACAACACGTACCGGAACTTTGAGCTGGAACTGATATGTGGCGAGCCTGAATACCAAGTAGAAGTCAAAGAGCATGGCGTGGTATTTCAGTTCGACTTCGCATCAGTCTACTGGAATCCAAGACTGTCGACAGAGCACGAGAGGATAGTGAATCTCCTCGAACCATCCGATGTCCTGTACGATGTATTCGCGGGTGTGGGTCCCTTTAGTATTCCAGCCGCCGCTAAGAAGAAATGCACCGTTCTCGCCAACGACCTCAACCCAGAGAGTTTTAAATGGCTGAATGTAAacgcaaagaaaaataaatgctGTGCGCGAATCAAAACATTCAATAAAGACGGAAGAGATTTCATCCGGCAGGATCTTCGGGAGGATCTGCTAGAACGTTGGAAAACCATTCGCCCAGAAGACAAGTACAAAATCCACATTGTCATGAACTTACCCGCCATGGCAGTTGAGTTTCTCGATGTTTTTCAAGACTTACTAGCTCCCGAAGACCCAATGCAATTCCAAAATGTGATCATCCCGGTTGTCCATGTTTACACATTCGTGAAAGGCACCACCGACAAGGAAACCCTCGCCATAGAAGCAGTCGAAGCAAACTTGAAGTCAACCCTTTCAGACAACCTCTTGGGCGTTCATTTCGTGCGTAACGTAGCACCAAATAAGGATATGTTTCGTGTGTCTTTTCGCCTCTCAAAAGACATCCTTTTTAGTTATTcccgaaaaaggcaaaagtcacCTTGTACGACAACTACTGACGCAAAAAAGACATGTCCGTAATTTACACATATTTTGCTTGTGAATAAATAGTTCTacttgaaattgaaaaagtgTTGTTTCTTCTGGACtaataaaatgcattttttgTTTCAGGTTAAGCTGACTGCGTAACAATGGCACGAA includes:
- the LOC119649508 gene encoding tRNA (guanine(37)-N1)-methyltransferase → MSAFQLIVRARVNFYVKVAYWRLSKAERHFWKNMENADLRPPSQVRGMTMLDRNSFRKQIRVPTLRVNECLLNKVQPLVKTLLLKMEHLKPVRTAATRNGCNDKPTDKEILLHPLAVSGWESIPSDLSSLGLDESSLYHTDLELNYENWKADDILKSVLPEDQEGFSSYSRIGHVVHINLRDHLEPFKKLIGEVLLDKTVGCRAVVNKTKNIDNTYRNFELELICGEPEYQVEVKEHGVVFQFDFASVYWNPRLSTEHERIVNLLEPSDVLYDVFAGVGPFSIPAAAKKKCTVLANDLNPESFKWLNVNAKKNKCCARIKTFNKDGRDFIRQDLREDLLERWKTIRPEDKYKIHIVMNLPAMAVEFLDVFQDLLAPEDPMQFQNVIIPVVHVYTFVKGTTDKETLAIEAVEANLKSTLSDNLLGVHFVRNVAPNKDMFRVSFRLSKDILFSYSRKRQKSPCTTTTDAKKTCP